The sequence CCCACTTGGCTGTGGCTGGCAGACTACACATCTGACTCCTCTGATCTGTGAGCGTGCCCCGGCCAGCCGGCCAGCCCAGGGCTCGAGGAGGGACATGGGTTCTTCTTCCGTCCTTCATTCCGTTTCCCTCTCGGGACCACCCACTCTCATGTTACACGGAGAAGCCAAGCTCAGAGACTTGAATATCTTGCAGGTGGTAGAGCTGGTTTCCTGATCCCAaacactgccctctggtggacacATCAGTTCTGGTGCTTCAGGCGGGCAGAGGACAGGACCGATGAGTTACTAGTAAAGCTGTGAAAGCCCGGCTCCCACTGGCTCTGAGCTTTCGGGAAAACAGTTAAACGTGGAGCTCTACCTGGGCAGGGTGGCCAGTGCTGTAGCTGGCACCAATGTCCAGACTTAGAACTGGCTGCAGTGAGGTCATCCCCATGGCCTGTACCCAGGGACAGCCTGGTCAGTCCATCCAGCCTGCACTTTGGTCCTATAGTTTCTCCTGAGATCAGTTTGACCCCTGCCTGTGGGTCAAGGATGAGCAATAGCCTTGACCAGTGATGTTTCTGAGACACAGCAGGAAACTTTGGTGAGTTTCCtagcacagggacagagaggcAGGTGGCTTGGTGGTCCTGAGAAAAGGATCAGGTGGCATTTACACGGGGGGCATGGGTTGAGTGTGACAGTTGTCAAGTTGGGATGTGCAGGGAAGGAGTATGAGGGGGAGGTAAGGGTGTCAGTGGCCTCAAATGCCTAGCTGGGGAGGGCTCTGGTTGAGGAAACCAGGCTGATGGCATCTCTCTGGCTCTTGGCAGCAATGGCCTTCATCACCTATGTATTGCTGGCTGGGATGGCACTGGGCATTCAGAAAAGGTCagtgccagccccctccccattccTGCTCTCCACAGCAGCCTAGGGGATCTGTGCCAGGTCCCAagcccactcccagcccccagtCTCACACCTGCCCCTCGCCCCCCTGGCCACAGGTTCTCCCCAGAGGTGCTGGGCCTGTGTGCAAGCACAGCTCTGGTGTGGGTTGTGCTggaggtgctggccctgctcctgggcGTCTACCTGGCCACCGTTCGCAGTGACCTGAGCACCTTCCACCTGTTGGCCTACAGCGGCTACAAATATGTTGGGTGAGCACCTGGGAGCCCAGCGGGAGGCTGGCCTTGGGGAGGGCTCTGGGCCCTGGGTTCCTGGCCTGCATAGCCGTAGCCTGGAACAGTGACCCTGGAcgtgcctctgcccctctccgCCTCTGTCTCCTCTACTAGAGAGACTGTTTCCAGCAGTCGCTTCAGGAACGTGTAGTGTTGTCAGGTGGGGAATGGACAGTCAGTCACCATGGGAGCACAGGGGAgaaggggctggagctggggcagtgagggAGGTCTCAGATCCAGGTCCTGGCTGAGTCCTGGGCCTTCAGGATTCAGTCTGAGTCTAGGTCCCTGTGGGGACAGACAGGGGGTGAAAAgtcctgggtggtggtgggtggggtttACGTTGggctctgggccctggctggtggggccaGTCTCAGGCCTGGACCCCTGTGAGGGtctccagcctgctccccaccctgGCCTTGCAGGATGATCCTCAGTGTGCTCACGGGGCTGCTCTTTGGCAGCGATGGCTACTACGTGGCGCTGGCCTGGACGTCGTCTGCACTCATGTACTTCATCGTGAGTCTGGGCTGCCCCCTGCGCGTCCTCcccaggctggagctggggaTGAGCCCTCCTCCGCCCCAGTCAGCTGCAGCTCTCCTTTCTTCCAGGTGCGCTCTTTGCGAACAGCAGCCCTGGGCCCCGACAGCATGGGGGCCCCGGCCCCCCGGCAGCGTCTCCAGCTCTACCTGACTCTGGGAGCTGCAGCCTTCCAGCCCCTCATCATATACTGGCTGACCTTCCACCTGGTCCGGTGACCCCTGGCCCCCACTGGCATTGATTTTTCCATACATTAAAGATTTGATTTCCTTGATTTTGTTTGACCCTTGTTTCTGGGgcctgtgtgtgttggggggggcgggggggggggcggcggttgCTGGCACCTTTGCAGTGTCCAGGGGAACAGGTTTGGgactctctagaccagtggttctcaaccttggctgcacattagcatcacttgggaatctttttaaaatcctgatttctgggcctcatcctccggaaattctgtttctttgttatggggtggggccacaacattagtaacaaagaaacagaatttccggaggaagaggcccagaaatcaggattttaaaaagattcccaggtgatgctaatgtgcagccaaggttgagaaccactggtctagaagaagGGGGACcccagggagggcttcctgggttAGTGACCTTGATATTTCCTTGTAAGGCAAGTGGAAGGGTTTCATTAGGAACAGCTGTTTATGTCTGGGAACATGATGATGGGAGGGAACAGCTGCCAGGGAGACCTCGAAGGCCTCTGGCCCATCTGAGGGGGTCCCCAGAGGGGTGTGTGGGCTGGTGCACAAGCCTAGCTGTGCTGAGGGTGTAGCTCATGGCTGTTCCTTCTATAGTCCCTTTGCCTCATCTCTCGGAGCCTTTCAGGAGCAGAACTGGGGCCCAGGTGTTTGCAGTAGTTTATTCATATTTTGTCACAAATGGCCGGGGAGGGGGTGCCGGACTCCTCCAGGCAACATAGAAAATAGGTCCAAGAGACAGGTGGGCTGGGTTGGGGCAAATGGGGACAGGAAGGAGTCTGAAGagagggcctggggaaggggagagggcaggctAGGAGTGGGACTGCCCCCCTGCTGAGCCTGCTCATTCTGGGTGTGGGTACCCCCCCACCTGCAGGGGGAGCCTCAGGGTGGGGTTGAGGGGGGTGGCCCAGAACTTCCAGGGTCAAGCCCTGCCCCTTGGCAGGGCCCCAAGTCCTTCCCAAAGTTGGACAAGGCCGGAGGTTCCGCCCCTTCCAGGACTGACCGCCATGCccacaggctggcagaggagctccTGCCCCTATTTAGAGCTCTGCCCAGCCCTAGTCCAAGGGGAGTGGGCTCTGAAGGCGGGAGGTCCCCGCAGCAGCAgtttggggggtggagaggaggctgggggcacCAGTGCCCCTTCCCTCCTCAGGGCTGAGGCCACTGCGGccgaggagcagggctgggggtgcaCAGGCGTCCGGTCCGTTCTGGGCTCGCTCCCTGGCCGGCTTCCCCCTTAGAAACTCACCAGCGTATAAACCATACTGTGGGGAGACGAGGCAGTAAGCGGAGCCCTgagcaggcccagctgctggctgcccacCCTGCCACACCCTGGCTTGCTCTCAGTCCTCCAGGGCAAAGGGCAGGAACTAGGAGCCCAACCATTCCTGGGGTTGAGGGCATGGTGCCTGGCGCACCCCTTCCCTGACTTCTGTGGGCAGGGCCTCACCTGTACAGATAATAGAAGAAGGAGAGCAGGTAGAAGGCGAGTTTGCACCAGGACTCCTTCTGGCAGTAGTTGAGGATGTCGGCATTCATGATGGAGACTGCATCATACATGACCTCAGAGCCATCCGCAGGGCGGTGGAAGTACCTGGGCGAGGGAGGGCCCTGAGTGCCTACCATCCAGgctcccaccccctctgcccagctccccaTCGCACCCTCCCCGGGGCAGCTGCTTCCCTCACCTCCAGAGGTGGTAGAAGAGGAGGGGGATGTTGAGGCCCAGGGTCACCCACTCCGCTGCACACAGAAACATCAGACAGAAGAGGCCGTGGATGGAGTACTCTGGGACCACCAGCTGGGGGGTGAAGGGGAGAGGTCAGCGGCCTGGTGCCAGGACAAACCCGAGCGTCAAGGGCATGGAGGGGAGCTGGGATTTGGGAACTGCCCACCACCGTGATCTCCGGGAACTAAAAGGGCCTCCAGCCTCCCATTCCCTCCCCggtggcagagcagagcagagccgACAGGCTCCAGAGGAGGAAGGTCACagaaggggctgagctgggctgggagcctcctgcctccagccctgaCACTGACCTTcctcaggaggcagcagatgcgTTCGATGTTTTTTAAGCGCTCGCgctgtaggggaggaaaaagcCAGATGGGGATGGGGTGGTGGAGGAGCAGGTCTTGGAGCCCGCCGCCCTCCAGGGCTCCCGCACCGCCCTGCGTGTGGCCGCCAGGGGGCACCAGAGCAGTCTCGGCAGGAAAGCAGCCACACCATCCCCATGGCAACCGTCACCATGGAGGGACTTTCACCCGCATCACCACGGCAACGGCCCGGAGCTTGGCAACGGCTGCCCCACCAGGAGGAACCCGAGCCCTGAGCCCGCGCCAGGTGTTTTCACCTGGGGTGGGGACAGACAGAAGAAGGGGCAAAGCCACGGGTCCTCCTCCCTCCGCACATACACACCCGTCTtcccggcccccaccccacttAGCCCACAACAGATGGAAAGACAGACGGACGGACACACCTCGGCACAGCACA is a genomic window of Myotis daubentonii chromosome 9, mMyoDau2.1, whole genome shotgun sequence containing:
- the YIF1A gene encoding protein YIF1A is translated as MAYHSGYGAHGSKHRTRAAPDPPPLFDDTSGGYSIQPGGYPAPGADVAFNVNHLLGDPVANVAMAYGSSIASHGKDIVHKELHRFVSVNKLKYFFAVDTAYVAKKLGLLVFPYTHQNWEVQYSRDVPLPPRQDLNAPDLYIPTMAFITYVLLAGMALGIQKRFSPEVLGLCASTALVWVVLEVLALLLGVYLATVRSDLSTFHLLAYSGYKYVGMILSVLTGLLFGSDGYYVALAWTSSALMYFIVRSLRTAALGPDSMGAPAPRQRLQLYLTLGAAAFQPLIIYWLTFHLVR
- the CNIH2 gene encoding protein cornichon homolog 2, with translation MAFTFAAFCYMLTLVLCASLIFFVIWHIIAFDELRTDFKNPIDQGNPARARERLKNIERICCLLRKLVVPEYSIHGLFCLMFLCAAEWVTLGLNIPLLFYHLWRYFHRPADGSEVMYDAVSIMNADILNYCQKESWCKLAFYLLSFFYYLYSMVYTLVSF